From the Corythoichthys intestinalis isolate RoL2023-P3 chromosome 15, ASM3026506v1, whole genome shotgun sequence genome, one window contains:
- the oip5 gene encoding protein Mis18-beta, giving the protein MEFKKRALIKRDRATVQLEPGHLATLHCFQCNTVLGDTLSVCGELPCLESIMCLKVTDDVLVTSDIELGHKGQLTNCIFSYLTCGKCGQALGKVLQAAPPHLGAVRSLFLLHKAHVMCYMVDSCSMVKASTVSFEFESLIENINEVKQKFEVYFDAMRSRLAEGINVSNKCSSEIFSFYLCTSWAIFYSELIHISTKLKPTKSRKEVQLPKQLSYESAIDAFASVKTR; this is encoded by the exons atGGAGTTTAAAAAGCGCGCCCTTATTAAACGCGATCGCGCTACGGTACAATTGGAACCCGGGCATTTAGCGACCCTGCACTGCTTCCAATGCAACACGGTGCTTGGAGACACTCTGTCCGTGTGCGGGGAGCTCCCATGCTTGGAATCTATCATGTGCCTCA AAGTCACCGATGACGTTCTAGTGACTAGTGACATAGAGTTGGGACATAAAGGACAATTGACTAACTG TATCTTCAGTTACCTGACATGCGGCAAGTGCGGCCAAGCACTGGGCAAAGTGCTTCAAGCAGCGCCGCCTCATCTGGGAGCAGTCCGGTCACTCTTTCTGCTCCACAAGGCCCACGTCATGTG TTACATGGTGGACAGCTGCTCCATGGTGAAGGCGTCCACCGTGTCCTTTGAGTTTGAGTCTCTCATAGAAAACATCAATGAG GTGAAGCAGAAATTTGAAGTGTACTTCGATGCCATGAGAAGTCGCCTGGCAGAAGGCATAAACGTCTCGAACAA atgctcttctgaaatattttccttctacctctgtacatcctgggccatcttttacagcgaacttatccacatcagcaccaagctcaagcccaccaagtccaggaaagaagtgcaacttccaaaacaactgtcatatgaaagtgcaatagatgcttttgcatcagtgaagacaaggtga